In Kineococcus sp. NBC_00420, a single genomic region encodes these proteins:
- a CDS encoding bifunctional copper resistance protein CopD/cytochrome c oxidase assembly protein produces MAAPTRPARSATPITGALLTSAAVLLAALAVLLTALALGGGLAVPALGDPGALVRYGLPIARTVHDLSAALAVGGFAVATFLLPQPSDAFTRAVRIGGVAAGVWAVAALLVLVLTAMDIIGAAPGGSDFGAQFAQFAQSIDLGRALLVTTVLAAVAATIGAAATGPTGAAWGTAVSVIALLPLSLSGHASGSSSHETAVSSLAMHLIGVTLWVGGLGAVLLVAPLTGRSAGPAKGRRAVDLTTLATRYSTLALWCFAAVALSGVLNASVRLGGWSGLDSAYGALVVGKVVALVGLGAFGVWHRRRTIPLLAERPRAFLRIAAGELVLMGAATGLGVALSRSPTPVPDSDPSSSAAATLLGEPVPPAFTIVRWFTRTSPDLLWLTIGGLLLVGYLVGVRRLRRRGDGWPVGRTIWWVVGCLALLFVTSGGPAAYGRISFSTHMMQHMLLTMAIPPMLVLGAPVTLAMRVLPARRDHSRGAREWLLVVVHSRYFAILGHPLVAAVLFAGSIIVFYFSPLFELALRTHVGHELMMVHFLSTGYLFASVLIGVDPGPQRPAYPLRLILLLATMAFHAFFGVSLMVGTTLLAPDWFAHITPTANLLAKQQEGGDIAWGIGEFPTLLLVLGVAIGWSRSDTRENRRSDRKAARDGDAELNDYNAMLQRLADRKEPHS; encoded by the coding sequence GTGGCCGCACCTACCCGCCCGGCCCGCAGCGCAACCCCGATCACCGGCGCCCTGCTGACCTCGGCAGCCGTCCTCCTCGCCGCGCTCGCGGTCCTGCTCACCGCTCTCGCCCTCGGCGGCGGACTCGCCGTCCCCGCCCTCGGTGACCCGGGAGCCCTCGTCCGCTACGGGCTGCCGATCGCGCGCACCGTCCACGACCTGTCCGCGGCGCTCGCCGTCGGCGGGTTCGCGGTGGCGACGTTCCTGCTCCCGCAACCCAGCGACGCCTTCACCCGCGCCGTGCGGATCGGCGGGGTCGCCGCCGGGGTGTGGGCCGTGGCCGCGCTCCTCGTCCTGGTCCTCACGGCCATGGACATCATCGGCGCGGCCCCCGGAGGATCGGACTTCGGCGCGCAGTTCGCGCAGTTCGCCCAGTCGATCGACCTCGGACGCGCCCTGCTGGTCACGACCGTCCTCGCCGCCGTCGCCGCGACGATCGGAGCCGCCGCGACCGGGCCCACCGGCGCCGCCTGGGGGACGGCGGTGAGCGTGATCGCGCTCCTCCCGCTCTCCCTGTCCGGGCACGCGTCGGGGTCGTCCTCGCACGAGACCGCCGTCAGCTCACTGGCCATGCACCTCATCGGCGTGACCCTCTGGGTGGGGGGACTGGGGGCCGTGCTCCTCGTCGCCCCCCTGACCGGTCGTTCCGCCGGGCCCGCGAAGGGGCGCCGTGCCGTCGACCTGACCACCCTCGCGACCCGGTACTCCACCCTCGCCCTGTGGTGCTTCGCGGCCGTCGCCCTGTCCGGGGTCCTCAACGCCTCCGTCCGCCTCGGCGGCTGGTCCGGACTGGACTCGGCCTACGGCGCGCTCGTCGTCGGCAAGGTCGTCGCCCTCGTCGGGCTCGGCGCGTTCGGGGTCTGGCACCGCCGCCGCACGATCCCGCTGCTCGCCGAGCGGCCCCGGGCCTTCCTCCGCATCGCCGCCGGCGAACTCGTCCTGATGGGCGCCGCGACGGGCCTCGGCGTCGCGCTGAGCCGCAGCCCCACCCCCGTCCCGGACAGCGACCCCAGCTCCTCGGCCGCCGCGACGCTGCTGGGTGAGCCCGTCCCGCCGGCCTTCACCATCGTGCGCTGGTTCACCCGGACCAGCCCGGACCTGCTGTGGCTGACCATCGGCGGTCTGCTGCTGGTCGGCTACCTCGTCGGGGTCCGGCGGCTGCGCCGGCGCGGCGACGGCTGGCCCGTGGGCCGGACGATCTGGTGGGTCGTCGGCTGCCTCGCGCTGCTCTTCGTGACCAGCGGGGGTCCGGCCGCCTACGGCCGGATCAGCTTCAGCACGCACATGATGCAGCACATGCTGCTGACGATGGCGATACCGCCGATGCTCGTCCTCGGAGCCCCCGTCACGCTCGCGATGCGGGTCCTGCCCGCCCGCCGCGACCACTCCCGCGGCGCCCGCGAGTGGCTGCTCGTGGTCGTCCACTCGCGCTACTTCGCGATCCTGGGGCACCCGCTGGTGGCGGCCGTGCTCTTCGCCGGATCGATCATCGTCTTCTACTTCTCGCCGCTCTTCGAGCTCGCGCTGCGCACCCACGTCGGGCACGAGCTGATGATGGTGCACTTCCTGAGCACGGGGTACCTCTTCGCGTCCGTGCTCATCGGCGTGGACCCCGGCCCGCAGCGGCCCGCCTACCCGCTGCGGCTCATCCTGCTGCTGGCGACCATGGCCTTCCACGCCTTCTTCGGCGTCTCGCTGATGGTGGGCACGACGCTGCTCGCACCGGACTGGTTCGCCCACATCACCCCGACCGCGAACCTGCTCGCCAAGCAGCAGGAGGGCGGCGACATCGCCTGGGGCATCGGTGAGTTCCCGACCCTGCTGCTGGTGCTCGGGGTGGCCATCGGCTGGTCCCGCTCGGACACCCGCGAGAACCGCCGCAGCGACCGCAAGGCCGCCCGCGACGGCGACGCCGAGCTCAACGACTACAACGCGATGCTGCAGCGCCTCGCCGACCGCAAGGAACCCCACTCCTGA
- a CDS encoding MarR family winged helix-turn-helix transcriptional regulator: MTTTTEPPRTAAQPTPATPVPTHEQQLAALSGEVSRQVRALHSLKARMARGQSEVERAMHVVLFVLADAGPLRVSALAERLGTDPSTTSRQTGELIKRDLLRKLPDPDDRRASLLAVTDAGHDVVATMKQRRLEQLAAAVDGFDARELTVFTSLLARFVDGLEGAHPECLRPTSTPAAQENA; the protein is encoded by the coding sequence GTGACCACGACCACCGAGCCTCCCCGCACCGCGGCGCAGCCGACCCCTGCGACGCCGGTGCCCACGCACGAGCAGCAGCTCGCCGCGCTCTCCGGCGAGGTCAGCCGCCAGGTGCGTGCCCTGCACTCCCTCAAGGCCCGGATGGCGCGCGGGCAGTCGGAGGTGGAACGTGCGATGCACGTCGTCCTCTTCGTGCTCGCCGACGCCGGACCCCTGCGGGTCAGCGCCCTCGCCGAACGCCTCGGCACGGACCCGTCCACGACGAGCCGCCAGACCGGCGAGCTGATCAAGCGCGACCTGCTCCGCAAGCTCCCCGACCCCGACGACCGTCGCGCCAGCCTGCTCGCGGTCACCGACGCCGGCCACGACGTCGTCGCGACCATGAAGCAGCGCCGCCTCGAACAGCTCGCGGCGGCCGTCGACGGTTTCGACGCCCGCGAGCTCACGGTGTTCACCAGCCTGCTCGCCCGGTTCGTGGACGGCCTCGAAGGGGCCCACCCCGAATGCCTCCGCCCCACCTCCACCCCCGCCGCCCAGGAGAACGCATGA
- a CDS encoding ATP-binding protein, which translates to MSFTDWSHETTLAPVPMSSRAARHFVADWCIAEGIFGDVVDTLLLLTAELVTNAVLHGRSEVVLRVGHAGSHVRVGVGDENTRLPQRRDVDPEALNGRGMALVEALADAHGVDVESYGKTVWFDVATAVAPVRASA; encoded by the coding sequence GTGTCGTTTACGGACTGGTCGCACGAGACGACGCTGGCACCCGTCCCGATGTCCTCGCGCGCGGCCCGGCACTTCGTCGCCGACTGGTGCATCGCCGAGGGGATCTTCGGGGACGTCGTCGACACGCTGCTGCTGCTGACCGCGGAACTCGTCACCAACGCCGTCCTGCACGGCCGCAGCGAGGTCGTCCTGCGCGTCGGGCACGCCGGATCGCACGTCCGCGTCGGCGTCGGCGACGAGAACACCCGCCTCCCGCAGCGCCGCGACGTCGACCCCGAAGCCCTCAACGGCCGCGGCATGGCCCTGGTCGAAGCGCTCGCCGACGCCCACGGCGTCGACGTCGAGAGCTACGGCAAGACCGTCTGGTTCGACGTCGCGACCGCCGTCGCCCCCGTCCGCGCCAGCGCCTGA